The DNA window CATCGTGGTCAAAATCACCGTAGAGCGCGCGTGGAGCTACCGAACCTTGATAATTACTGCTCACATCGGGTAAGGTAAAATTTCTAACAAATCCGCTACCTGTGTTCTGAAAAACTACATAATCCCTAAAATCTTTGGCTAAAATATCTTTTAGGTTATCTTGATTAAAGTCAATGAATTGAGCAGGGTAGTATCCGTTTTTGAGGTTGCTGTATAAAATTTGTTTAGGCAAAATCTGTCCTGTACTTTGTTGAGTTACATAAAACGAGTCTTGAATGGAGTACAGCATTTCAGGTTTGCTATCGTTATTGATGTCTGCTATGTCTTTGATAATCCAACCTGAAGAGCCGTTTTTAAGTGAATCTATGGGATTGAATTGATGAATAACATTATACTCATACGCATATATGCCTCTGAAATCATTTTTACTGTCTAATAAGGTCAAAATGACTTCTTTTTTGCCGTTGTTATTCAAATCGGTAACTTTGGGTAAGTACCTACCGAAAGGTAAGGTAGGGGAATTGTTTAACGGTACATACTGGTCTTTACTGATAAATTTTTGCGTAGAAACAAAGTTAAATGTGCTGCTTTGTGCAGTCAGACCTGCTGCATTTGTGCATTTTACGTAGGCACTGTACGTAGTGTTAGGAATAAGAAAATTATTTGGGATGAGAAAATGGGCATTTTTAGTACGTTTATCAAAGGTTAAAGTTTGCCAAGTAGTGCTAAAAGTTGGTTTGAAGTACAATTGATGTACAGCAATATCATTTGAACGCACTTCTACAAAAATTTTTTGTTCGTCGTTATCCCAAATAGGAGCAACATTTTTAAGTTGGATATTAGGCGGAGTTTTGTCTTTCACAAAGTGTACTCTGTCTTCGAGAGTAGTGCCGTTAGTCAATTCTACGGACAAGCGCAAAGTGTAGGAGGTATCCAATAATGTGCTTATGTTCCAAATGGCTAACGTGTCTTGGTATTTTTGGGTATTTTGGTTGAGGGTAATATTTTGCCAAACCGTAGGGTTTTCTGTTCCTATAGCATAATAAAGGTGATATTTAAGCAAGTTGGGATGTAGTACGTTTCCAATAATAGCAATGGCGTTTTTGTCTGAACCTGTGTCATTAGCAGGGGAGAGAATTTGAATCATAGGTGTGCCTGTCAATAGCAGCGCTTTGTAAATGTTTAACCTTCCTGCACCTGTATAGTTATCCCAACCAGGGTTGCCGATATCATCTGCGGAAGAGCATAGAATAGTACGAATTTGTGCAGGTAAAAGTGTAGCATTTTTGCTTTTGAGCAGTGCTGCGGCACCTGTAACCATAGGAGCTGCTGTAGAAGTACCGTTAAATGTGCCATAATAGCTGGGTGTGGTACTAGTACTATCGTACCATGCCGTAGTATAAATTCTTGAACCTGGCGCGCAAAGGTCTATATTGATGCCATATCCACTAAATTGCCATAAAAACTCGGTATTTGTTACAGGATTAAAGTCTGATGCAGAAACGGCAATAACTTCGGGAAAGTTAGAGGGATAATGGGGATCATCGCCAATGGCATTACCTGCCGAAGCTATCATTGTAATATTTTTTTGATAGGCATACTGAATCACATCGTGCATAAGTATGGAAGGATACACATCGCCAAAACTGAAATTAAGGATAGGAATTTGATTATCTGCGGCATAAATGATAGCACGGGCAATATCATCATCTTCACCTATACCTGAAGCGCTAAAAGCGCGTAGTACCACAATTTTGCACTCGGGGGCAATGCCTGCTATGCCGATAGTGTTGTGTGCAGCGCTAATAATTCCTGTAACCAAAGTACCATGACCATTGTCGTCAAAAGGGATGGGATCTTCAAAGAGGTAATCTC is part of the Bacteroidia bacterium genome and encodes:
- a CDS encoding S8 family serine peptidase, with the translated sequence SAEDINHNGTFEAKPVSQGGDLDGIDQDNNGYVDDVIGYDFTHQPRAPFGGDYLFEDPIPFDDNGHGTLVTGIISAAHNTIGIAGIAPECKIVVLRAFSASGIGEDDDIARAIIYAADNQIPILNFSFGDVYPSILMHDVIQYAYQKNITMIASAGNAIGDDPHYPSNFPEVIAVSASDFNPVTNTEFLWQFSGYGINIDLCAPGSRIYTTAWYDSTSTTPSYYGTFNGTSTAAPMVTGAAALLKSKNATLLPAQIRTILCSSADDIGNPGWDNYTGAGRLNIYKALLLTGTPMIQILSPANDTGSDKNAIAIIGNVLHPNLLKYHLYYAIGTENPTVWQNITLNQNTQKYQDTLAIWNISTLLDTSYTLRLSVELTNGTTLEDRVHFVKDKTPPNIQLKNVAPIWDNDEQKIFVEVRSNDIAVHQLYFKPTFSTTWQTLTFDKRTKNAHFLIPNNFLIPNTTYSAYVKCTNAAGLTAQSSTFNFVSTQKFISKDQYVPLNNSPTLPFGRYLPKVTDLNNNGKKEVILTLLDSKNDFRGIYAYEYNVIHQFNPIDSLKNGSSGWIIKDIADINNDSKPEMLYSIQDSFYVTQQSTGQILPKQILYSNLKNGYYPAQFIDFNQDNLKDILAKDFRDYVVFQNTGSGFVRNFTLPDVSSNYQGSVAPRALYGDFDHDGNPDIVYGTLGGNILIYEFDGTTFNLIYKNETSLWYAGELLIQGDFDNDSKEDFCVITRTSTLKNADKEYDAPFWKLRFFHSSGNNQFFVKDSLYFYETANTPFNAALSYNVDNQAGEEIIFSFYPKTYIIRYNSATQKYEPHWFYYGTINASHIAYDFNGNGKAEFSLSDGEKAIFFEFQDYIVQPTNQLLGFVTGPSSTLLKWQRSATSSVQYRVYRSKGFKQNIPNTVFTIALTSDTLYKDTGLSSDSLYLYAVEVVQGTNVSPLSYNVVILRPHPLNKLDSVQYIGNQQCIAYFANPMNAYHIPLEKIRLNDTLSPQSAIALGDSRKVLLRFNQLLQPNTYILHVDTTLLDKEQAYVNSLYKMAAFTVPSKPEDNAVIFSRWFSINAHEAIIEFNTPVNNTALNLNNYTLTPIGSIEQITWEGSAQKAIKIKIKQAAFGALGNPLSIQMRNVVAINGWQSKAGIGDVATFTQYKENLDEVFVYPNPYRANSTLSGVRFANLTKMARIKVFTANGRLVKELEEKDGDGGCFWDLRDITGTEVPSGVYLFYAEDDKGHKKVSKFAVVR